In Hermetia illucens chromosome 5, iHerIll2.2.curated.20191125, whole genome shotgun sequence, a single window of DNA contains:
- the LOC119657954 gene encoding translocator protein codes for MDSSYVKVFGAMLIPNLGGLINGRRVTRANLQNWYSKLNFPSFRPPNWVFAPVWTSLYSSMGYASYLVWRDGGGFAGEAQFPLMVYGAQLALNWAWSPIFFGQRNIKGGLIDILALTATASACGVLFYRINSIAGHLFIPYVAWLTFASFLNYTLWKLNPEPKEVKDH; via the exons ATGGATTCAAGTTACGTAAAAGTGTTTGGGGCGATGCTCATCCCGAATTTGGGAGGACTAATCAACGGCCGCCGGGTGACCAGGGCGAACCTGCAGAATTGGTACAGCAAACTGAATTTCCCATCGTTCCGGCCACCGAATTGGGTCTTCGCCCCTGTCTGGACCTCGCTCTACTCTAGCATGGGCTACGCCTCTTACTTGGTATGGCGCGATGGAGGCGGATTTGCCGGCGAAGCGCAGTTTCCCTTGATGGTATATGGAGCCCAGCTAGCGCTAAACTGGGCCTGGAGCCCTATCTTCTTTGGGCAGCGCAACATCAAAGGG GGCCTCATCGATATTTTGGCTTTGACTGCAACTGCCTCGGCTTGCGGCGTTCTGTTCTACAGAATCAACTCCATCGCGGGACACCTATTCATTCCTTATGTGGCGTGGCTTACGTTCGCCTCATTCCTCAACTATACCTTGTGGAAGCTGAACCCAGAGCCTAAAGAAGTTAAGGACCATTGA